Proteins encoded together in one Candidatus Paceibacterota bacterium window:
- the ftsE gene encoding cell division ATP-binding protein FtsE, producing the protein MIRFDKVTKVYSDDSVALEDVSLHIEPKEFVSIVGHSGAGKTTLIKMILAEEKPTKGRVLFESTDVNKIHRKKMPEYRRRIGTVFQDFRLIPNKTVFENIAFAMEAAGRTDEEIASDVPHVLDLVDLGRKIWNFPNELSGGEKQRVAIARAIVNQPDLIIADEPTGNLDPVNTFEIVQILKKINDLGTTVILTTHNKGVIENIGRRVVTMEKGRVVRDDTEGKYAI; encoded by the coding sequence ATGATCAGATTCGATAAAGTAACCAAGGTATATTCGGACGACTCGGTGGCCCTCGAAGACGTATCGCTCCATATCGAGCCTAAAGAATTCGTATCCATCGTCGGACATTCGGGCGCCGGTAAGACGACCCTCATAAAGATGATCCTTGCCGAGGAAAAGCCGACTAAGGGCCGTGTCCTGTTCGAATCGACGGACGTGAACAAGATACATCGGAAGAAGATGCCGGAATACCGCCGCCGCATCGGAACGGTGTTCCAGGACTTCAGGCTCATTCCGAACAAGACGGTGTTCGAGAACATAGCGTTCGCTATGGAGGCGGCGGGGAGGACCGACGAAGAGATCGCTTCCGACGTGCCTCACGTTCTTGACCTCGTGGATCTGGGCCGAAAGATATGGAACTTCCCGAACGAGCTTTCCGGCGGCGAAAAGCAGCGCGTCGCCATCGCTCGCGCTATCGTCAATCAGCCCGATCTCATCATCGCGGACGAGCCGACGGGAAACCTCGACCCGGTGAACACGTTCGAGATCGTGCAGATATTGAAGAAGATCAACGACCTCGGCACCACGGTCATCCTTACGACCCATAATAAGGGCGTCATAGAGAACATCGGCCGCCGCGTCGTCACTATGGAAAAAGGTCGCGTCGTGCGCGACGACACGGAAGGCAAATACGCTATATAA
- a CDS encoding permease-like cell division protein FtsX, with product MFWINTKRIVKSGFVSFWRNGFVSLSSVLIMTLTLFALGGIMFAGAILNSSLNQIKAKVDVNVYFVPTADEDSILALQKKLEALPEVASVEYVSREDALENFKTLHANDQITLQALDELGDNPLGAILNIKAKEPSQYEGIAKFLDSEGGEGGAFIDKINYYQNKTAIDTLTRMISGGTKIALAITLALVIISILIVFNTIRLAIYIAREEIAVMRLVGASNRFVRGPFIISGIMYGLVSAVITLLFFYPATFWISNVTATFFSGFNLFSYYINNMPIVMGVILGAGVILGAISSYLAVRKYLRL from the coding sequence ATGTTCTGGATCAATACCAAACGAATAGTGAAATCCGGCTTCGTGTCATTCTGGAGGAACGGCTTCGTCTCGCTCTCGTCGGTCCTCATCATGACGCTCACGCTCTTCGCGCTCGGCGGCATCATGTTCGCGGGCGCTATCCTTAACTCGTCCCTTAATCAGATCAAGGCAAAGGTAGACGTGAATGTCTACTTCGTCCCGACCGCCGATGAGGACAGTATCCTCGCCCTTCAGAAGAAGCTCGAAGCGTTGCCCGAAGTGGCGAGCGTCGAATACGTTTCCCGCGAAGACGCCCTGGAGAATTTCAAGACGCTCCACGCCAATGACCAGATCACGCTCCAGGCGCTCGACGAGCTCGGCGACAATCCTTTGGGCGCCATCTTGAATATCAAGGCCAAGGAGCCGTCGCAGTACGAGGGCATCGCCAAGTTCCTCGATTCCGAAGGCGGCGAGGGAGGGGCATTCATAGACAAGATCAACTATTACCAGAACAAGACGGCGATAGACACGCTGACGAGGATGATAAGCGGCGGAACCAAGATCGCGCTCGCGATCACGCTCGCGCTCGTGATCATCTCTATCCTCATCGTCTTCAATACCATACGCCTGGCCATCTATATCGCGAGGGAGGAGATCGCGGTCATGAGGCTCGTGGGCGCGTCTAACCGATTCGTACGCGGTCCGTTCATCATTTCAGGTATTATGTACGGCCTCGTGTCAGCCGTCATCACGCTCCTGTTCTTCTATCCGGCGACGTTCTGGATATCGAACGTGACCGCGACGTTTTTCAGCGGCTTCAACCTGTTCTCGTATTATATAAACAACATGCCGATCGTTATGGGCGTCATCCTCGGCGCAGGCGTCATCCTCGGCGCCATATCAAGCTATCTCGCGGTGCGAAAGTATCTTCGCCTCTAG
- a CDS encoding RNA polymerase sigma factor, giving the protein MERSDIDLMSASKAGDTRAFDELVGRYADRIYAFVLRLSGDANTAADAAQETFIKVWKNRKKYQAGRNVSPWIFAIARNATFDLLRKKKDRAFSSIQSDDAGDVGESIPDESIDIPEGFDRRKFAELLEETIETLTPNQRAVVMLHDVEGMTFDEAGEALGKPLNTVKSHYRRAIAALRIKLGSKLAGRPGPHQNR; this is encoded by the coding sequence ATGGAACGTTCCGACATTGATCTTATGAGCGCTTCAAAGGCGGGCGATACTCGCGCTTTCGACGAATTGGTCGGTCGCTATGCCGATCGCATCTATGCATTCGTCTTGCGCCTCTCGGGCGACGCGAACACCGCCGCCGATGCCGCGCAGGAGACGTTCATCAAGGTCTGGAAGAATCGGAAGAAATATCAAGCGGGCAGGAACGTCTCGCCGTGGATATTCGCTATCGCCCGGAACGCGACGTTCGATCTCCTTCGCAAGAAGAAAGACCGCGCATTCTCTTCGATCCAATCGGACGATGCCGGCGACGTAGGGGAAAGCATCCCTGACGAATCGATAGATATTCCGGAAGGATTCGACCGCAGGAAATTCGCCGAGCTCCTCGAAGAGACCATCGAAACCCTGACGCCGAATCAGAGGGCTGTCGTCATGCTCCATGACGTGGAGGGCATGACGTTCGACGAGGCGGGGGAAGCCTTGGGAAAGCCCCTTAATACCGTTAAAAGCCATTACAGGAGAGCTATAGCGGCTCTAAGGATTAAACTCGGATCAAAGCTCGCCGGCAGGCCGGGACCGCACCAAAATCGCTGA